One Pseudomonas sp. B21_DOA genomic window, GTTACTGGCATGGCGGAACCTCACGGATTTCCCCTGAGGCGCCAGTGCCGGTGGTCAAGGTCGAGCAGATCGAAGACCGCCCGGGCGGTGCCGCGAACGTTGCCTTGAACATTGCCGCGCTGGGTGCGCCGGCATCGCTGGTCGGCGTGACCGGCGATGACGAAGCCGCCGACAGCCTGAGCAACAGTCTCAAGGGGGCCGGCGTACGCGCATTGTTCCAGCGCATCGCGCACCAGCCCACCATCGTCAAGCTGCGGGTCATGAGTCGGCACCAGCAATTGCTGCGTATCGACTTCGAAGAACCCTTTGCCACCGACGCGTTGGCACTTGGCTCGCAGGTCGACGACCTGCTTGAGGGCATCAAGGTGCTGGTCCTTTCCGATTACGGCAAAGGCGCGCTGAAAAATCATCAGGCGCTGATTCAGGCGGCACGGGCGAAAAACATTCCGGTACTGGCCGATCCGAAGGGCAAGGATTTTTCCATCTATCGTGGCGCCAGCCTGATCACGCCGAACCTGAGCGAATTCGAAGCCATCGTCGGCGGTTGCGTTGACGAACACGAACTCGTCAGCAAGGGCGCAGCGCTGATGCATGATCTCGATCTCGGGGCGCTGCTGGTCACCCGTGGCGAACACGGCATGACGCTGTTACGGCCCGATCATCCAGCACTGCATTTGCCTGCCCGTGCCCGGGAAGTCTTCGATGTGACCGGTGCAGGCGATACGGTGATTTCCACGTTGGCAGCGGCCATAGCGGCTGGCGAAGAACTGCCGCACGCGGTGGCGCTGGCCAATCTGGCGGCGGGCATTGTCGTCGGCAAGCTGGGTACCGCAGCGATCAGCGCCCCGGAGCTGCGTCGCGCCATTCAGCGCGAGGAAGGCTCCGAGCGTGGTGTGCTGGGTCTTGAGCAATTGGTGCTGGCCGTTGCCGACGCCCGTGCGCATAACGAACGAATTGTCTTCACCAACGGCTGCTTCGACATCCTGCACGCCGGCCATGTGACTTATCTTGAGCAGGCACGAGCGCAAGGCGATCGACTGATTGTCGCGGTCAACGACGATGCCTCGGTCAGTCGCCTGAAAGGCCCTGGTCGCCCGATCAACAGTGTCGACCGGCGCATGGCTGTTCTGGCGGGCCTCGGTGCGGTGGATTGGGTCATCAGTTTCCCGGAAGGTACGCCTGAGAACCTGCTGCGCGAGGTCAAGCCTGATGTGCTGGTCAAGGGCGGCGATTACGGCATCGATCAGGTTGTCGGTGCTGATATCGTCACCGCTTATGGCGGTACCGTGAAAGTGTTGGGGCTGGTGGAAAACAGCTCGACGACCGCGATTGTCGAAAAAATACGCAGTCGCTGATCAGATGAGTTTTTGCCGTTGTGTACCGCGTGTGAACGGATTTTGCCTTGGGGATTTCACCGTTTCCGTTGATGTAGGCAGGTTTGAATCCGCTGCGCTTGCCCGCCTATGTTACGTGGTCGACTAATCTATGAAAGTCATGCTTCTGGTGATGGACGAGCAACGGGTCATACTTGACCGGCTCTACGACATCGTTCAGCAGAACTGCGATGAGTGTTTCATCTATCGTCTGAGCAAACAGCAGCAGATGAACCTCGGCGTTTTTCTGGCTTCGGTCGATTACCAGACCTTTGACCGCGTGGTGATTTTCTCCCGGGTCAAGCGTCTGGCCCCGCAACTGCGGGTGCTCAAGTGCATTCCCGGGCTGGTCTTTCTCGAGCACGATGCCTACCAGAACTACATGCCCGCCAGTAAATACCGCGGCGTGTATTCGCGCCTGTATAGCCGTTTGCCGAGCTGCCGGGCCTTGGTGTCCGGCGCTGTTGTCGCGCGCAAGATGCTGGCGGAAGGCATCGATACGGTGTTCGTCTCCAAAGGCTACGACGAGCAGATGCTGCACAACACCGGCGTCGAGCGCGACATCCCGATCGGCTTCCTCGGCAGCCTGAAAAGCACTGAGTACGCCGAGCGCAAGGCCATGCTCGAATCCCTTTCGCAGCGTACCGGCATGCTCGTGACTCGCACCAAATCGGGTGTGGAATACCTCGAAACGCTCAATCGCATCAAAATCTTCGTCAGCGCCGATATCGGCATGAACGAGTTCATGATCAAGAACTTCGAAGCTATGGCGTGCGGCTGTGTGCTGCTGGCCTGGAGCCAGGGCGAGGAAGACCGCTTGCTTGGTTTCGAAGACATGCACAACACCGTGTTCTATCGCAGCGCAGACGAGGCGGTGGCGAAAATCAAGATGCTGCAGGACGACCCCGAGCTGGCGCAACGCATCGCCAGCAACGGCCAGGCGTTTGCCGAGAGTCGCTATTCGTTTGCGCGGGTCGGTCAGGCACTCGCCGAGGCCATCCAGCGCGAGATGCGTCCATGGCAGCCACCGTCGGCTTTCACTCGGTTCTGGGTCAAGCTGCGTTACGGCATGAAGGTGCCGGCCTGAATGACGGACGAATACATGGCGCTGGATGCGCTGCCCGGTGGTGACCAGTCGGTTTTGCAGGCTTTGCCCGAAGCCCTGCGCGAATGCCTCAGCCGTGCGGCGCGGGTGGTATTGATCGCTAATAATCCCGCGATTACCGCAGCAGATTTCGCAGCGCTGAATATCGGCGCTGATGACGTCGTCGTCAGTTTCAATCACTGCATCAAGGCGTCGCTGCTCAACGAGCAAAGCGTCAATCTCTTCGTGCACGGCTACAACGCGCCCGACGCCTATTTCTTCGGGCTGCCCGGCAACCAGGACGTACAGCGACTGTTCGACCGCGCGGGCGAGCGCTGCTTCACCATGCTCGTGGGTTGCGCAGCGCCGATGTGCCCGATGCCGCGCGTGGCGATGTACTGGGATCGCATACCGTTGCCGCCGCTGTGGAACTACCCGGTCGACCGCCCGGGCGGCAAGCGCTACGTCGGCCCCTCCACTGGCTTCAACACGCTGGTGCTGCTCGACTGGCTGCGCGGGCATCTCGGTTATACCTATCAGCTGATGACCCTGGGTTTCTCCAACGAAGCGGGGAAACTGTGGGGTGGCCATGCCTGGGATTACGAGCGGGACTGGTTGCAAAAGTCCAATGTCATTGTCGTGCCGCTGAAACCCCGACGCTGGTGGCAGAAACTGTTCAAACGCAAATAAACCACGCCGCAGTCAGGTGCCTGCCGGGCCGAATCATTTCTTCATAGGTGCAATCGAGTGGTGAAAATTGCCGTGGCGTTTTTCGGAATTCCGAGAAATTCGCCGATCTGCTTCCCTTCAATCGAACAGAACGTACTCGCGCAGTTGCCTGCGGGCAGCGAGGTCGAGTGCTTTTATCATCTGTATAAAGTCGATGAAGTGCAGAATTCGCGCTCCGGCGAGAAAGGCGAGCTGGCGGCTGACAACTACCAGCCCTTCGAATCGATGACCGGCGCGCTCACCTCGAC contains:
- the hldE gene encoding bifunctional D-glycero-beta-D-manno-heptose-7-phosphate kinase/D-glycero-beta-D-manno-heptose 1-phosphate adenylyltransferase HldE, with product MKLSMPRFDQAPVLVVGDVMLDRYWHGGTSRISPEAPVPVVKVEQIEDRPGGAANVALNIAALGAPASLVGVTGDDEAADSLSNSLKGAGVRALFQRIAHQPTIVKLRVMSRHQQLLRIDFEEPFATDALALGSQVDDLLEGIKVLVLSDYGKGALKNHQALIQAARAKNIPVLADPKGKDFSIYRGASLITPNLSEFEAIVGGCVDEHELVSKGAALMHDLDLGALLVTRGEHGMTLLRPDHPALHLPARAREVFDVTGAGDTVISTLAAAIAAGEELPHAVALANLAAGIVVGKLGTAAISAPELRRAIQREEGSERGVLGLEQLVLAVADARAHNERIVFTNGCFDILHAGHVTYLEQARAQGDRLIVAVNDDASVSRLKGPGRPINSVDRRMAVLAGLGAVDWVISFPEGTPENLLREVKPDVLVKGGDYGIDQVVGADIVTAYGGTVKVLGLVENSSTTAIVEKIRSR
- a CDS encoding glycosyltransferase, whose product is MKVMLLVMDEQRVILDRLYDIVQQNCDECFIYRLSKQQQMNLGVFLASVDYQTFDRVVIFSRVKRLAPQLRVLKCIPGLVFLEHDAYQNYMPASKYRGVYSRLYSRLPSCRALVSGAVVARKMLAEGIDTVFVSKGYDEQMLHNTGVERDIPIGFLGSLKSTEYAERKAMLESLSQRTGMLVTRTKSGVEYLETLNRIKIFVSADIGMNEFMIKNFEAMACGCVLLAWSQGEEDRLLGFEDMHNTVFYRSADEAVAKIKMLQDDPELAQRIASNGQAFAESRYSFARVGQALAEAIQREMRPWQPPSAFTRFWVKLRYGMKVPA